A window from Cryobacterium sp. PAMC25264 encodes these proteins:
- the nusG gene encoding transcription termination/antitermination protein NusG, producing MTETNRDDVDWATAAEQSSNDDEAQEGNTLAADETSVEAAEQVALHVEDENADIEDDLDAALDALAESTDPEADAIVEDALDIDSADEAEAAAEAVEDEEEVEAEAEDEDPYEAFRKELRFQPGKWFVIHSYAGFERRVKSNIENRKQSMAMEDFIYQVEVPMEDVVEIKNGQRKMVTRVRIPGYVLVRMDLNEDSWSVVRHTPGVTGFVGNAHNPTPLRFEEAFGMLKGLVEIKDVPVTKSGAPGKAAQRVLPAEIDYEIGETITIKEGSFAGLPGSISEIKPESGKLIVLVSLFERETPVELSFDQVTKL from the coding sequence GTGACTGAGACCAATCGCGACGACGTCGACTGGGCCACCGCCGCAGAACAGTCCTCCAACGACGATGAGGCGCAGGAGGGCAACACCCTCGCCGCCGACGAGACGTCGGTCGAAGCCGCCGAGCAGGTCGCCCTGCACGTAGAAGACGAGAACGCCGACATCGAAGACGATCTCGACGCCGCACTGGATGCCCTCGCCGAGTCGACCGATCCCGAAGCCGACGCCATCGTCGAAGACGCCCTCGACATCGACTCCGCCGACGAGGCCGAGGCTGCCGCTGAGGCCGTCGAGGACGAAGAAGAGGTCGAGGCCGAGGCCGAAGACGAGGACCCGTACGAAGCCTTCCGCAAGGAACTGCGCTTCCAGCCCGGCAAGTGGTTCGTCATCCACTCCTACGCCGGCTTCGAACGTCGTGTGAAGTCCAACATCGAGAACCGCAAGCAGTCGATGGCCATGGAAGATTTCATCTACCAGGTCGAGGTTCCGATGGAAGACGTCGTCGAGATCAAGAACGGCCAGCGCAAGATGGTCACCCGTGTGCGCATCCCCGGCTACGTCCTGGTGCGCATGGACCTCAACGAAGACAGCTGGTCTGTTGTGCGTCACACCCCCGGAGTCACCGGCTTCGTGGGCAACGCGCACAACCCGACCCCGCTGCGTTTCGAAGAAGCTTTCGGCATGCTCAAGGGCCTCGTCGAGATCAAGGATGTTCCGGTCACCAAGTCCGGCGCTCCCGGCAAGGCCGCCCAGCGTGTTCTGCCCGCCGAGATCGACTACGAAATCGGCGAGACCATCACGATCAAGGAAGGCTCGTTCGCGGGCCTGCCCGGTTCGATCAGCGAGATCAAGCCCGAGAGCGGCAAGCTCATCGTGCTCGTGTCGCTCTTCGAGCGTGAGACCCCGGTCGAGCTCAGCTTCGACCAGGTCACCAAGCTTTAA
- the rplK gene encoding 50S ribosomal protein L11 — MAPKKKVTGLIKLQIKAGAANPAPPIGPALGQHGVNIMEFCKAYNAQTESQRGNVIPVEITVYDDRSFTFILKTPPAAELIKKAAGVAKGSGTPHTVKVAKLTKAQVREIAEAKMVDLNANDLDAASKIIAGTARSMGITVEG, encoded by the coding sequence ATGGCACCGAAGAAGAAGGTTACTGGTCTGATCAAGCTTCAGATCAAGGCCGGCGCCGCCAACCCCGCACCCCCCATCGGGCCGGCGCTGGGTCAGCACGGCGTGAACATCATGGAATTCTGCAAGGCCTACAACGCCCAGACCGAATCCCAGCGCGGCAACGTCATCCCGGTTGAGATCACCGTGTACGACGACCGTTCCTTCACGTTCATCTTGAAGACCCCGCCCGCAGCGGAGCTCATCAAGAAGGCCGCAGGAGTTGCCAAGGGCAGCGGAACCCCGCACACCGTCAAGGTTGCCAAGCTCACCAAGGCGCAGGTTCGCGAAATCGCCGAGGCCAAGATGGTTGACCTCAACGCCAATGACCTCGACGCCGCGTCGAAGATCATCGCCGGAACCGCTCGCTCCATGGGCATCACGGTCGAGGGCTAA
- the rplA gene encoding 50S ribosomal protein L1, whose translation MAPKSKAYRAAVEKIEADKFYTPTEAVTLARETGSAKFNSTVEVALKLGVDPRKADQMVRGTVILPHGTGKTARVIVFATGPAAEAAIAAGADEVGGDELIEKVAAGYTSFDSAVSTPELMGKVGRLGKVLGPRGLMPNPKTGTVTPDVAKAVSDIKGGKIEFRVDKHSNVHFVVGKASFSAEQLNENIGAALEEIVRLKPSSSKGRYITKGAVSTTFGPGIPLDVNSI comes from the coding sequence ATGGCACCCAAGTCAAAGGCCTACCGCGCTGCGGTCGAGAAGATCGAAGCCGATAAGTTCTACACCCCCACCGAAGCCGTGACCCTCGCTCGCGAGACCGGCTCCGCCAAGTTCAACTCCACCGTCGAGGTCGCGCTCAAGCTCGGCGTCGACCCGCGCAAGGCTGACCAGATGGTCCGCGGTACCGTGATTCTTCCCCACGGCACCGGTAAGACCGCCCGCGTCATCGTCTTCGCAACGGGCCCCGCGGCTGAGGCAGCCATCGCTGCCGGCGCCGACGAGGTCGGTGGCGACGAGCTCATCGAGAAGGTAGCCGCCGGCTACACCTCGTTTGACTCGGCCGTCTCGACCCCCGAGCTCATGGGCAAGGTCGGTCGTCTCGGTAAGGTCCTCGGCCCGCGCGGTCTCATGCCCAACCCGAAGACCGGAACCGTGACGCCTGACGTCGCCAAGGCCGTGTCCGACATCAAGGGCGGAAAGATCGAATTCCGCGTCGACAAGCACTCCAACGTGCACTTCGTCGTGGGCAAGGCTTCGTTCTCGGCCGAGCAGCTCAACGAGAACATCGGAGCCGCGCTCGAGGAGATCGTTCGCCTTAAGCCGAGTTCCTCCAAGGGCCGCTACATCACCAAGGGCGCCGTCTCGACCACGTTCGGTCCCGGCATCCCGCTCGATGTGAACAGCATCTAA
- a CDS encoding GntR family transcriptional regulator, which yields MVSTGGEKVYLALRARILSGELGPHSTLREQALAQELGVSRTPVREALRRLDEAGLVTFVPNRGATVVAWTIEQVRETYFVRASLESRAAGLAATRISVAELDLLAELIDAMEPVLTADDDAGLAELGRLNAEFHRIVVAASRSPQLAALTSSVSRVPLMAAAFRRGGGEYRARSNHQHRDILTALRTGDTVWAEVAMRSHVLGARNAVTED from the coding sequence GTGGTCTCCACCGGCGGTGAAAAGGTCTACCTGGCGTTGCGTGCGCGGATTCTCTCGGGCGAGCTGGGCCCGCACTCGACGCTCCGCGAACAGGCACTCGCCCAGGAACTCGGCGTGAGCCGTACGCCCGTGCGGGAGGCGTTGCGGCGGCTGGATGAGGCCGGCCTGGTGACGTTTGTGCCCAATCGCGGAGCGACGGTCGTGGCCTGGACCATCGAGCAGGTGCGCGAGACGTATTTCGTGCGGGCTTCACTGGAAAGCCGGGCCGCGGGCCTGGCAGCAACCCGGATCTCGGTGGCCGAGCTCGACCTCCTCGCCGAGCTGATCGACGCCATGGAGCCCGTGCTCACGGCGGACGACGACGCGGGTCTGGCCGAACTCGGCCGGTTGAACGCCGAGTTCCACCGCATCGTCGTGGCGGCCTCCCGCAGCCCCCAACTCGCGGCTCTGACCTCGTCCGTTTCGCGGGTTCCGCTCATGGCCGCGGCGTTCCGGCGGGGCGGCGGGGAGTACCGCGCTCGCAGTAACCACCAGCACCGGGACATCCTGACCGCCCTGCGCACCGGCGACACCGTGTGGGCGGAAGTGGCGATGCGCTCGCATGTGCTCGGCGCCCGCAATGCGGTAACCGAGGACTGA
- a CDS encoding ATP-binding cassette domain-containing protein — protein MRAVAGPRWLGFLIPASLLISAVLLVARLAGPADALLSILSARLPLSTAAAAAAPVLSATLGVGLGLLAAQRSPWAARSLRALAVIGSALCAAWVALAGAFWFAVQAEVMPVFTDEPLARAGLGVLSTLVLPGTAVVFGAAVAVAVHVHEATRRVAREPFVQTARSRGLPISRLVVRTALRRALAAILSVLVAEVVLVYGCALLLQAVLTRPALSAQLPPLLAPESLPAVLGAALFVTVAIVIGGVMIATVAPGAPTLEPHSPAPRHRAGASGSLAVILSDTSSPSTGPTRASTTFRASDVLDIRDLRLRPHGAGSEHASGAGISLTVSRGQALAVIGDEGSGAMALCLAIAGLLPPATVITSGSVLFEGTELVGLPEQHFRKLRGRRIGFFDRPAPDRFAHDWRIARQLSSVIAPADTRRTRRSTLDLLQRVGVETPEAVLDARPRDLSAVTLQRVLLACALARNPHLLIALDPAAGFDPHDEAGLLDLLHDLQRERELTLIVASARPIVVTRCDRVAVLQAGTVIEHASAGEILTAPQHPHTRRLFDGSTSGPAPTGR, from the coding sequence ATGCGAGCAGTTGCAGGGCCCCGATGGCTGGGTTTTCTGATTCCGGCGTCGTTGCTGATCAGCGCCGTGCTCCTGGTGGCCCGCCTGGCCGGTCCCGCCGACGCGCTCCTGTCCATCCTGTCCGCTCGCCTGCCGCTCTCCACGGCGGCCGCAGCGGCGGCGCCGGTCCTGTCGGCAACCCTCGGGGTGGGGCTCGGCCTCCTCGCCGCCCAACGGAGCCCGTGGGCCGCTCGCTCCCTACGTGCCCTGGCTGTTATCGGTAGCGCCCTGTGCGCGGCGTGGGTCGCGCTGGCGGGCGCCTTCTGGTTCGCCGTGCAGGCCGAGGTGATGCCCGTGTTCACGGATGAACCGCTTGCTCGGGCGGGTCTGGGCGTGTTGAGCACTCTCGTCCTGCCGGGTACCGCGGTGGTCTTCGGCGCCGCCGTGGCCGTGGCCGTGCACGTGCACGAGGCCACCCGACGGGTGGCCCGTGAGCCCTTCGTTCAGACCGCTCGCAGCCGCGGCCTGCCGATCTCGCGCCTGGTGGTCCGCACGGCGCTCCGCCGTGCCCTCGCCGCGATTCTCAGCGTGCTGGTCGCCGAAGTGGTGTTGGTCTACGGCTGCGCCCTCCTCCTGCAGGCGGTGTTGACCCGGCCCGCGCTCAGCGCGCAGCTGCCTCCGCTGCTTGCACCCGAGAGCCTGCCGGCTGTGCTCGGTGCCGCCCTCTTCGTCACGGTCGCCATCGTCATCGGCGGAGTGATGATCGCCACGGTCGCGCCGGGCGCCCCCACCCTCGAACCACACTCGCCCGCCCCTCGCCACCGCGCGGGCGCCAGTGGAAGCCTGGCTGTGATCCTGTCCGACACCAGCTCCCCCTCCACCGGCCCCACACGCGCATCGACAACCTTCCGGGCCTCGGACGTCCTGGACATCCGCGACCTGAGACTTCGGCCGCACGGTGCCGGGAGCGAGCACGCATCCGGCGCCGGAATCAGCCTCACCGTGTCCCGGGGCCAGGCGCTCGCCGTGATCGGCGACGAGGGCTCGGGCGCCATGGCCCTCTGCCTGGCCATCGCCGGGCTCCTGCCCCCCGCCACGGTCATCACGTCGGGGTCGGTTCTCTTCGAGGGCACGGAACTCGTCGGACTGCCCGAACAGCATTTCCGGAAGCTGCGCGGACGGAGAATCGGCTTCTTCGACCGCCCAGCCCCCGACCGCTTCGCCCACGACTGGCGCATCGCCCGGCAGCTGAGCTCTGTGATCGCCCCGGCGGACACCCGCCGCACGCGCCGCAGCACTCTCGACCTGCTGCAGCGGGTGGGCGTCGAGACCCCCGAGGCCGTCCTGGATGCGCGGCCACGAGACCTGAGCGCGGTCACCCTGCAACGGGTGCTGTTGGCCTGCGCGCTGGCGCGCAACCCACACCTCCTCATCGCACTCGACCCGGCCGCCGGGTTCGATCCGCACGACGAGGCCGGACTCCTGGACCTGCTGCACGACCTACAACGCGAACGCGAACTCACGCTGATAGTCGCCTCGGCCCGGCCCATCGTTGTCACTCGGTGCGACCGCGTCGCCGTACTGCAGGCCGGAACCGTTATCGAGCATGCCTCGGCCGGTGAGATCCTGACCGCGCCGCAGCATCCGCATACCCGCCGGTTGTTCGACGGCAGCACCTCGGGGCCGGCGCCGACCGGTCGCTGA
- a CDS encoding alpha-E domain-containing protein: MLSRIAESLFWIGRYIERSDGTARILDVHLQLLLEDPWIEENLACRSLLHLMGSPVPPDKDLTRKDVLAILAADRTHPASIAYSLGAARENARRAREIVSTELWECLNTTYTKMPKNIASAKTHDFFGWVRERAALAVGIVESSASRDDAWHFFTLGRSLEQADMTARLLATRSLTENSGPSWTTILRSCGAYESYLRTYRGVPSARNAAEFLLLDRLFPRSIVFSISRAEQCLQELEPRTDRVGVSDSSQRILGQIRSQLEYRPIMEILGDLPKHMDMVLDATSTASESIGQRYFPTSAVPTWTGEAS; this comes from the coding sequence ATGCTGAGCCGCATCGCCGAGAGCCTGTTCTGGATCGGCCGCTACATCGAACGCAGTGACGGCACCGCGCGCATCCTGGATGTGCACCTGCAGTTGCTGCTCGAGGACCCGTGGATCGAGGAGAACCTCGCCTGCCGGTCACTGCTACACCTGATGGGCAGTCCGGTGCCGCCGGACAAGGACCTCACCCGCAAGGACGTGCTGGCGATCCTGGCGGCCGACCGCACGCATCCGGCCTCGATCGCCTACTCGCTCGGCGCCGCCCGGGAGAATGCCCGGCGGGCCAGGGAGATCGTCTCGACCGAGCTGTGGGAGTGCCTGAACACCACCTACACGAAGATGCCCAAGAATATCGCCAGCGCTAAGACGCACGATTTCTTCGGCTGGGTGCGCGAGCGTGCCGCGCTGGCCGTGGGCATCGTCGAGTCCAGCGCCAGCCGGGACGACGCCTGGCATTTCTTCACCCTCGGCCGCAGCCTCGAGCAGGCCGATATGACCGCCCGGCTGCTCGCGACCCGCTCGCTGACCGAGAACAGCGGGCCGTCGTGGACCACGATCCTGCGCTCGTGCGGGGCCTACGAGTCGTACCTGCGCACCTACCGTGGGGTGCCGTCGGCTCGGAACGCCGCCGAATTCCTGTTGCTGGACCGGCTGTTCCCCCGGTCGATCGTCTTCTCGATCTCCCGGGCCGAGCAGTGCCTGCAGGAGCTCGAGCCGCGCACCGACCGGGTGGGCGTGTCCGACTCGTCCCAGCGCATCCTCGGCCAGATCCGCAGCCAGCTGGAGTACCGGCCGATCATGGAAATCCTGGGGGACCTGCCGAAACACATGGACATGGTCCTGGACGCCACCAGCACCGCCAGCGAATCGATCGGGCAACGCTACTTCCCGACCAGCGCGGTGCCGACCTGGACAGGAGAGGCCTCATGA
- a CDS encoding transglutaminase family protein — MKRLRIRHTTGYRYNGEVATSYNEARMLPVTSPDQFVLYSNLDISPVSSNHNYLDYWGTRVSSFEVLTPHAELTLTANSLVEVSPREHPAHPVSWDDLATAVARSTSSVEHSWQTPLTEPPADVVASAQEIAGRLDPCEAALAICRFVGENMAYVQGVTGVKTNAREAWADRRGVCQDITHVALGALRAVGIPARYVSGYLHPKPLAEIGETVTGESHAWVEWFCGDWRGYDPTNLIDIGDRHVGVGRGRDYNDIAPLRGVYAGTGGSQLFVKVEITRES; from the coding sequence ATGAAGCGCCTGCGCATTCGCCACACCACCGGCTACCGCTACAACGGCGAGGTGGCCACCTCCTACAACGAGGCCCGGATGCTGCCGGTCACCTCTCCGGACCAGTTCGTGCTCTACTCCAACCTCGACATCAGCCCGGTGTCGAGCAACCACAACTACCTGGACTACTGGGGCACCCGGGTGTCGTCGTTCGAGGTGCTCACCCCGCACGCCGAACTCACCCTCACCGCCAACAGTCTCGTGGAGGTGTCGCCGCGGGAGCACCCGGCGCATCCGGTGAGCTGGGACGACCTGGCCACCGCGGTCGCCCGGTCGACCTCGTCGGTCGAGCACTCCTGGCAGACGCCGCTGACCGAGCCGCCGGCGGATGTGGTCGCGAGCGCCCAGGAGATCGCCGGGCGCCTGGATCCGTGCGAGGCCGCCCTGGCGATCTGCCGGTTCGTGGGCGAGAACATGGCGTACGTGCAGGGTGTCACCGGGGTGAAGACCAATGCCAGGGAGGCCTGGGCCGACAGGCGTGGGGTCTGCCAGGACATCACCCATGTGGCGCTCGGGGCGCTGCGCGCGGTGGGCATCCCCGCCCGGTACGTCTCGGGCTACCTGCATCCCAAGCCGTTGGCCGAGATCGGCGAGACCGTGACGGGCGAATCGCACGCCTGGGTGGAGTGGTTCTGCGGCGACTGGCGCGGCTACGACCCCACCAACCTCATCGACATCGGCGACCGGCACGTGGGTGTCGGGCGCGGCCGCGACTACAACGACATCGCGCCGCTGCGCGGGGTGTACGCCGGCACCGGCGGGTCGCAGCTGTTCGTGAAGGTGGAGATCACCCGGGAGTCCTGA
- a CDS encoding MarR family winged helix-turn-helix transcriptional regulator has translation MSIEDDAVEIRAQGWRTLAALHGRIETVLERALQGGFDLSVVEFTVLDALSRQHGWHMRMQQLARAAALSSSATTRLVNRLEDRALLTRILCADDRRGIYTELTEAGKALLARARPVYDEALADALADAEEEPELGPLVDALHRLPDLARATA, from the coding sequence ATGAGCATCGAAGACGACGCCGTCGAGATTCGCGCCCAGGGCTGGCGCACGCTGGCGGCTCTGCACGGCCGCATCGAGACCGTTCTGGAGCGCGCCCTACAGGGTGGGTTCGACCTCTCGGTGGTCGAGTTCACGGTGCTCGACGCGCTCAGCCGCCAGCACGGGTGGCACATGCGGATGCAGCAGCTCGCCCGTGCCGCCGCACTCTCCAGCAGCGCCACGACCCGCCTGGTGAACCGGCTGGAGGACCGGGCGCTACTCACCCGCATCCTCTGCGCCGACGACCGCCGCGGCATCTACACCGAACTCACCGAGGCCGGCAAGGCCCTGCTCGCCCGCGCTCGCCCGGTCTATGACGAGGCCCTGGCGGATGCGCTGGCCGACGCCGAGGAAGAGCCGGAACTCGGCCCGCTTGTCGACGCCCTGCACCGCCTGCCCGACCTGGCACGCGCGACCGCCTGA
- the aceA gene encoding isocitrate lyase, producing MTNPTTTGPTSGRPASRPGDQTQTAAELALEWAADPRWEGVRRDYTADDVITLRGAVREERTLARRGAEKLWDLIHENGTPENPEWVAALGALTGNQAVQQVRAGLKAIYLSGWQVAADANLSGQTYPDQSLYPANSVPAVVRRINNALLRAGQIEGAEACASGTDATNNGTGIDWMAPIVADAEAGFGGPLNAYELMASMIEAGAAGVHWEDQLASEKKCGHMGGKVLVPTGQHIRTLNAARLAADVAGVPTVIIARTDSLAATLITSDIDERDQRFLTGSRTAEGFYDTANGADVVIMRGLAYAPYADLLWVESSEPDLELAQRFAREIHAQFPGKKLAYNCSPSFNWKSHLDDDQIAAFQRELAACGYAFQFITLAGFHALNHSMFTLAKDYSERQMSAYVDLQEAEFASEADGYTATRHQREVGTGYFDRIATALNPTSATLALAGSTEAEQF from the coding sequence ATGACGAACCCCACCACAACCGGGCCCACATCCGGCCGCCCCGCATCCCGCCCCGGCGACCAGACTCAGACGGCCGCCGAGCTCGCACTGGAATGGGCCGCCGACCCCCGCTGGGAGGGCGTGCGCCGGGACTACACCGCCGACGACGTGATCACCCTGCGCGGTGCCGTACGGGAGGAGCGCACCCTGGCCCGCCGCGGCGCCGAGAAGCTCTGGGACCTCATCCACGAGAACGGCACCCCGGAGAACCCCGAGTGGGTGGCCGCGCTCGGCGCCCTCACTGGCAACCAGGCCGTGCAGCAGGTGCGGGCCGGGCTCAAGGCCATCTACCTGTCCGGCTGGCAGGTCGCCGCCGACGCCAACCTCTCCGGCCAGACCTACCCCGACCAGTCGCTCTACCCGGCGAACTCGGTGCCGGCTGTGGTGCGGCGGATCAACAACGCGCTGCTGCGGGCCGGCCAGATCGAGGGTGCGGAGGCCTGCGCATCCGGTACCGACGCCACGAACAACGGCACCGGCATCGACTGGATGGCGCCGATCGTCGCCGATGCAGAGGCCGGCTTCGGCGGCCCGCTGAACGCCTACGAGCTGATGGCCTCGATGATCGAGGCCGGCGCCGCGGGCGTGCACTGGGAAGACCAGCTGGCCAGCGAGAAGAAGTGCGGCCACATGGGCGGCAAGGTGCTTGTGCCCACCGGCCAGCACATCCGCACCCTGAACGCGGCCCGGCTGGCGGCGGATGTCGCCGGTGTGCCGACCGTCATCATCGCGCGCACCGACTCGCTCGCGGCCACCCTCATCACGAGCGACATCGACGAGCGTGACCAGAGGTTCCTCACCGGTTCCCGCACTGCCGAGGGGTTCTACGACACCGCCAACGGTGCCGACGTGGTGATCATGCGCGGCCTGGCCTACGCGCCGTACGCCGACCTGCTCTGGGTGGAAAGCAGCGAGCCCGACCTCGAACTCGCCCAGCGCTTCGCCAGAGAGATCCACGCGCAATTCCCCGGCAAGAAGCTCGCCTACAACTGCTCGCCGTCGTTCAACTGGAAATCCCACCTCGACGACGACCAGATCGCCGCGTTCCAGCGCGAACTGGCGGCATGCGGTTACGCCTTCCAGTTCATCACCCTGGCCGGTTTCCACGCCCTCAACCACTCCATGTTCACCCTGGCCAAGGACTACTCCGAGCGTCAGATGAGCGCCTACGTCGATCTGCAGGAGGCCGAATTCGCCTCCGAAGCCGACGGATACACCGCCACCCGCCACCAGCGGGAGGTGGGCACCGGCTACTTCGACCGGATCGCCACAGCGCTCAACCCCACCAGCGCCACCCTCGCGCTGGCCGGATCCACCGAGGCCGAGCAGTTCTAG
- the aceB gene encoding malate synthase A, giving the protein MTTPPLSTAPGTVHRVSTGSTTATGSTTATGSTTGPRTPSAPRPARAFGETSTGSFATIRPHLEITGELGDRYDEILTPAALEFLAELHDRFAGTRHDLLAARLQTRVDAANGRDPRFLPETAHIRDDPSWRVAGPGPGLQNRRVEITGPTDRKMAINALNSGANVWLADQEDATSPTWANVIEGQLTLVDAIRGTLTYDGPDGKAYRVTGAPSDRVDGARPGTTPTIVMRPRGWHLVEKNLTFVDRANRRMPASGSLVDFGLYAFHNAHRLIEQGSGPYFYLPKLESHLEARLWNDIFSHTEDHLDLGHGSIRATVLIETIQAAFEMEEILYELRDHCAGLNAGRWDYIFSIIKTFRARGRRFVLPDRREITMTVPFMRSYTELLVATCHRRGAYAIGGMSAFIPNRRDPAVTQRALEQVAADKRREAGDGFDGTWVAHPDLIPTARAEFDAVLGDRPNQLDRTRDDVQVTAADLLDVASAGGQITEAGVRDNVRIALRYIESWLRGVGAAAIDNLMEDAATAEISRSQVWQWIHENSALADGRRIDAEWVAGLVTEEMAALPRTPGDRFDDALEVFRASALEPEFPTFLTVAAYARYL; this is encoded by the coding sequence ATGACCACACCACCGCTATCCACCGCTCCCGGGACTGTGCACCGGGTCTCGACAGGCTCGACCACCGCGACTGGCTCGACCACCGCGACTGGCTCGACCACCGGGCCCCGCACACCGAGCGCACCCCGGCCCGCCCGGGCGTTCGGGGAGACCAGCACCGGGAGTTTCGCCACCATCCGCCCGCACTTGGAGATCACCGGGGAGCTGGGCGACCGCTATGACGAGATCCTCACGCCGGCCGCCCTGGAGTTCCTCGCCGAACTGCACGACAGGTTCGCCGGCACCCGGCACGACCTGCTGGCCGCCCGGCTGCAGACCCGGGTGGATGCCGCGAACGGCCGGGACCCCCGATTCCTGCCGGAGACGGCGCACATCCGGGACGACCCGTCCTGGCGGGTGGCCGGCCCCGGCCCCGGCCTGCAGAATCGGCGGGTGGAGATCACCGGCCCGACCGATCGCAAGATGGCCATCAACGCACTCAACTCGGGTGCCAATGTGTGGCTGGCCGACCAGGAGGATGCGACCAGCCCCACCTGGGCGAACGTCATCGAGGGGCAGCTCACGCTGGTCGACGCCATCCGCGGCACCCTCACCTACGACGGCCCCGACGGCAAGGCGTACCGGGTGACCGGCGCACCGTCCGACCGGGTGGACGGCGCCCGGCCGGGGACGACACCGACCATCGTCATGCGGCCACGCGGGTGGCACCTGGTGGAGAAGAACCTCACCTTCGTCGACCGGGCCAACCGACGGATGCCGGCTTCCGGCAGCCTGGTGGACTTCGGCCTGTACGCGTTCCACAACGCGCACCGGCTGATCGAACAGGGCAGCGGGCCGTACTTCTACCTGCCCAAGCTGGAGAGCCACCTCGAGGCGCGGCTGTGGAACGACATCTTCAGCCACACCGAGGACCACCTGGACCTCGGCCACGGCAGCATCCGGGCCACGGTGCTGATCGAGACCATCCAGGCCGCGTTCGAGATGGAGGAGATCCTCTACGAGCTGCGCGACCATTGCGCGGGCCTGAACGCCGGGCGTTGGGACTACATTTTCAGCATCATCAAGACGTTCCGCGCCCGGGGCCGCCGGTTCGTGCTGCCCGACCGCCGGGAGATCACCATGACGGTGCCGTTCATGCGCTCGTACACCGAGCTGCTCGTGGCCACCTGTCACCGGCGCGGCGCCTACGCGATCGGCGGGATGAGCGCGTTCATCCCCAATCGGCGGGACCCGGCCGTGACCCAGCGGGCGCTGGAACAGGTTGCCGCCGACAAACGCCGGGAGGCCGGCGACGGCTTTGACGGCACCTGGGTGGCGCATCCGGACCTCATCCCCACCGCCAGGGCCGAGTTCGATGCCGTGCTCGGCGACCGGCCCAACCAGCTGGACCGCACGCGGGACGACGTGCAGGTCACCGCGGCCGACCTGCTGGACGTGGCGTCGGCCGGCGGCCAGATCACCGAGGCCGGGGTGCGCGACAACGTGCGCATTGCCCTTCGCTACATCGAATCCTGGCTGCGAGGGGTGGGCGCGGCGGCCATCGACAACCTGATGGAGGACGCCGCCACGGCGGAGATCTCCCGGTCCCAGGTCTGGCAGTGGATCCACGAGAACTCCGCGCTCGCCGACGGCCGCCGGATCGACGCCGAGTGGGTCGCCGGGCTGGTCACGGAGGAGATGGCGGCGCTGCCGCGCACGCCGGGAGACCGCTTCGACGACGCGCTCGAGGTCTTCCGGGCTTCGGCGCTCGAGCCGGAGTTCCCGACCTTCCTCACCGTCGCCGCGTACGCCCGCTACCTGTAG
- a CDS encoding N-acetyltransferase family protein has protein sequence MTDTTPTEAAQPAAQPTATPAAAGVRIRSARPDEAAALAELAAATFALACPPHTSADAIAAFLGDVLAPANFEAFLADPDRLLLVAETGAGTLVGYTMLVFGEPHDADAAGAIRIRPTAELSKCYVRAEAHGSGTAAALMAATLDAARQRGAAGSWLGVNQENVRALRFYGKHGFERVGVKRFLVGERYEDDYVLERPL, from the coding sequence GTGACCGACACCACCCCAACAGAAGCCGCCCAGCCCGCCGCGCAGCCCACTGCCACCCCGGCCGCTGCCGGGGTGCGCATTCGCTCCGCCCGGCCGGATGAGGCCGCCGCGCTCGCCGAGCTGGCCGCCGCGACGTTCGCGTTGGCCTGCCCGCCGCACACCAGCGCCGACGCGATCGCCGCGTTCCTGGGCGACGTCCTCGCCCCGGCTAACTTCGAGGCCTTCCTCGCCGACCCCGACCGGCTCCTGCTCGTCGCCGAAACCGGCGCGGGCACGTTGGTGGGGTACACGATGCTCGTCTTCGGCGAACCACACGACGCGGATGCGGCCGGTGCGATCCGCATCCGCCCCACCGCCGAACTGAGCAAGTGTTACGTGCGCGCCGAGGCGCACGGCAGCGGCACGGCAGCCGCCCTGATGGCGGCCACGCTCGACGCCGCCCGCCAGCGTGGGGCGGCCGGCTCCTGGCTCGGCGTGAACCAGGAGAACGTGCGGGCCCTGCGCTTTTACGGCAAGCACGGCTTCGAACGGGTGGGCGTCAAACGGTTCCTCGTGGGTGAGCGCTACGAGGACGACTACGTCCTCGAGCGCCCCCTCTAG